One part of the Phoenix dactylifera cultivar Barhee BC4 chromosome 4, palm_55x_up_171113_PBpolish2nd_filt_p, whole genome shotgun sequence genome encodes these proteins:
- the LOC103696152 gene encoding RNA-binding KH domain-containing protein RCF3-like isoform X1: MAGQRNNYGKRSHSQSDYADNGANGASKRRNPGEERDPYVPGPEDTVYRYLCPGRKIGSIIGRGGEIVKQLRSDTQAKIRIGETVPGCDERVITIFSTSRETNSFEDTGDNVCPAQDALFRVNERLVTDEAPGDEDADAGAPQVTVRLLVPSDQIGCIIGKGGQIIQGIRSDTGAQIRILKNEHLPACAISSDELLQITGEVVVVKKALLQVSSRLHDNPSRSQHLLASSMSQMYPLGGQFGVPSASAPVMGMGPLVGPYGGYKGDAAGDWPSFYPPPRDESSAKEFSLRLLCPSVNIGGVIGKGGAIIKQIRQESGAYIKVDSSSAEDDCIISISAKEFFEDPISPTIDAAVRLQPRCSEKTERETGEPSYTTRLLVSTSRIGCLIGKGGTIISEMRRNTRANIRILSKENLPKVAAEDDEMVQISGDLDVARNALVQVTTRLKANFFERESALSAFPSSVPYHPLPGDASDGSKYGSKDSKAYGRGYSYSGGYGASGDLMPSDNYGGYGGSQGGGSSYSAYGGYSARSGSTGLCSGEAFMPLVHAKQLYRR, translated from the exons ATGGCTGGACAGAGAAACAACTATGGTAAACGATCCCACTCTCAGTCAGACTATGCTGACAATGGAGCAAATGGAGCAAGCAAGAGAAGAAATCCTGGTGAAGAAAGAGATCCCTATGTTCCTGGGCCAGAAGATACTGTTTATCGTTACTTGTGTCCTGGAAGAAAAATCGGAAGCATCATCGGGAGGGGTGGTGAGATTGTGAAGCAACTGAGGTCTGATACACAAGCTAAGATCAGGATTGGTGAGACTGTACCTGGATGTGATGAGCGAGTTATAACCATATTTAGCACAAGCAGAGAAACGAATTCCTTTGAAGATACTGGGGATAATGTTTGCCCTGCGCAAGATGCCCTCTTTAGAGTGAACGAGAGGCTCGTCACAGATGAGGCACCTGGTGATGAAGATGCAGATGCAGGTGCCCCTCAAGTTACTGTCCGTCTGCTTGTGCCATCTGACCAGATTGGCTGTATTATTGGGAAAGGGGGACAAATTATACAGGGCATACGTAGTGACACTGGTGCTCAAATTCGCATTTTGAAAAATGAACATCTTCCTGCTTGTGCCATCAGTAGTGATGAGCTTCTGCAG ATTACTGGGGAAGTTGTAGTTGTTAAAAAAGCtcttcttcaagtttcatcCCGCCTCCATGATAATCCATCTCGTTCGCAACACCTGCTTGCTTCCAGCATGTCCCAGATGTACCCACTAGGTGGTCAGTTTGGGGTTCCAAGTGCCAGTGCTCCAGTTATGGGTATGGGTCCACTAGTGGGTCCTTATGGAGGTTACAAGGGTGATGCTGCAGGAGATTGGCCATCTTTCTACCCGCCTCCAAGGGATGAAAGTTCTGCAAAGGAGTTTAGCTTACGTCTATTGTGTCCTTCTGTCAACATAGGAGGTGTGATTGGAAAGGGTGGGGCCATTATTAAACAGATCAGGCAGGAATCTGGAGCATATATCAAAGTAGATAGTTCCTCTGCGGAAGATGACTGCATAATATCTATTTCAGCAAAAGAG TTCTTTGAAGACCCAATTTCTCCCACCATAGATGCTGCAGTACGCTTACAGCCTAGATGCAGTGAGAAAACTGAGAGAGAAACTGGTGAACCTTCATACACTACCCGCTTACTTGTATCGACATCACGCATTGGTTGCCTAATTGGTAAAGGTGGGACCATCATATCTGAAATGAGGAGAAACACCAGGGCAAATATACGCATACTTTCAAAGGAAAACCTTCCCAAAGTTGCTGCTGAAGATGATGAGATGGTTCAG ATAAGTGGCGACCTTGATGTTGCCAGAAATGCTCTTGTACAAGTAACAACACGGCTGAAGGCCAATTTCTTTGAAAGGGAGAGTGCGCTGTCTGCATTTCCATCCTCTGTTCCCTACCATCCCTTGCCAGGTGATGCTTCTGATGGGTCAAAATATGGGAGCAAGGATAGCAAGGCGTATGGCCGTGGATATTCATACTCTGGTGGATATGGTGCTTCAGGTGATTTGATGCCCTCTGACAACTATGGAGGTTATGGTGGTTCCCAG GGTGGTGGTAGCAGTTACAGCGCATATGGTGGGTACTCTGCTCGTTCTGGAAGCACTGG GCTTTGCAGTGGAGAAGCATTTATGCCATTAGTCCATGCTAAACAACTGTATCGAAGGTAG
- the LOC103696152 gene encoding RNA-binding KH domain-containing protein RCF3-like isoform X2: MAGQRNNYGKRSHSQSDYADNGANGASKRRNPGEERDPYVPGPEDTVYRYLCPGRKIGSIIGRGGEIVKQLRSDTQAKIRIGETVPGCDERVITIFSTSRETNSFEDTGDNVCPAQDALFRVNERLVTDEAPGDEDADAGAPQVTVRLLVPSDQIGCIIGKGGQIIQGIRSDTGAQIRILKNEHLPACAISSDELLQITGEVVVVKKALLQVSSRLHDNPSRSQHLLASSMSQMYPLGGQFGVPSASAPVMGMGPLVGPYGGYKGDAAGDWPSFYPPPRDESSAKEFSLRLLCPSVNIGGVIGKGGAIIKQIRQESGAYIKVDSSSAEDDCIISISAKEFFEDPISPTIDAAVRLQPRCSEKTERETGEPSYTTRLLVSTSRIGCLIGKGGTIISEMRRNTRANIRILSKENLPKVAAEDDEMVQISGDLDVARNALVQVTTRLKANFFERESALSAFPSSVPYHPLPGDASDGSKYGSKDSKAYGRGYSYSGGYGASGDLMPSDNYGGYGGSQGGGSSYSAYGGYSARSGSTGLSGPNPVSHGKHHGY; encoded by the exons ATGGCTGGACAGAGAAACAACTATGGTAAACGATCCCACTCTCAGTCAGACTATGCTGACAATGGAGCAAATGGAGCAAGCAAGAGAAGAAATCCTGGTGAAGAAAGAGATCCCTATGTTCCTGGGCCAGAAGATACTGTTTATCGTTACTTGTGTCCTGGAAGAAAAATCGGAAGCATCATCGGGAGGGGTGGTGAGATTGTGAAGCAACTGAGGTCTGATACACAAGCTAAGATCAGGATTGGTGAGACTGTACCTGGATGTGATGAGCGAGTTATAACCATATTTAGCACAAGCAGAGAAACGAATTCCTTTGAAGATACTGGGGATAATGTTTGCCCTGCGCAAGATGCCCTCTTTAGAGTGAACGAGAGGCTCGTCACAGATGAGGCACCTGGTGATGAAGATGCAGATGCAGGTGCCCCTCAAGTTACTGTCCGTCTGCTTGTGCCATCTGACCAGATTGGCTGTATTATTGGGAAAGGGGGACAAATTATACAGGGCATACGTAGTGACACTGGTGCTCAAATTCGCATTTTGAAAAATGAACATCTTCCTGCTTGTGCCATCAGTAGTGATGAGCTTCTGCAG ATTACTGGGGAAGTTGTAGTTGTTAAAAAAGCtcttcttcaagtttcatcCCGCCTCCATGATAATCCATCTCGTTCGCAACACCTGCTTGCTTCCAGCATGTCCCAGATGTACCCACTAGGTGGTCAGTTTGGGGTTCCAAGTGCCAGTGCTCCAGTTATGGGTATGGGTCCACTAGTGGGTCCTTATGGAGGTTACAAGGGTGATGCTGCAGGAGATTGGCCATCTTTCTACCCGCCTCCAAGGGATGAAAGTTCTGCAAAGGAGTTTAGCTTACGTCTATTGTGTCCTTCTGTCAACATAGGAGGTGTGATTGGAAAGGGTGGGGCCATTATTAAACAGATCAGGCAGGAATCTGGAGCATATATCAAAGTAGATAGTTCCTCTGCGGAAGATGACTGCATAATATCTATTTCAGCAAAAGAG TTCTTTGAAGACCCAATTTCTCCCACCATAGATGCTGCAGTACGCTTACAGCCTAGATGCAGTGAGAAAACTGAGAGAGAAACTGGTGAACCTTCATACACTACCCGCTTACTTGTATCGACATCACGCATTGGTTGCCTAATTGGTAAAGGTGGGACCATCATATCTGAAATGAGGAGAAACACCAGGGCAAATATACGCATACTTTCAAAGGAAAACCTTCCCAAAGTTGCTGCTGAAGATGATGAGATGGTTCAG ATAAGTGGCGACCTTGATGTTGCCAGAAATGCTCTTGTACAAGTAACAACACGGCTGAAGGCCAATTTCTTTGAAAGGGAGAGTGCGCTGTCTGCATTTCCATCCTCTGTTCCCTACCATCCCTTGCCAGGTGATGCTTCTGATGGGTCAAAATATGGGAGCAAGGATAGCAAGGCGTATGGCCGTGGATATTCATACTCTGGTGGATATGGTGCTTCAGGTGATTTGATGCCCTCTGACAACTATGGAGGTTATGGTGGTTCCCAG GGTGGTGGTAGCAGTTACAGCGCATATGGTGGGTACTCTGCTCGTTCTGGAAGCACTGG GTTATCTGGTCCAAACCCTGTTTCCCATGGGAAACATCATGGTTATTAG